The following are from one region of the Erythrobacteraceae bacterium WH01K genome:
- a CDS encoding AAA family ATPase, with protein sequence MKIESITITNFRCFGPDPVTVGLEKGVTALVGNNGSGKTAILAALGRVFGTNAGQRSVKKTDFHVPVNEEAVESGVTLSIDCILSFPDLAGDDNDDAVPEVFGHMSVGGEGEPPKVRIRLQATWTDDGTPEGTVEEEVRWISALDDAYNWESCARVSAVERNFVQLIYVPASRNASDQVTNLLKGRLWRAARWSADLAEAADEGAKSIQDQFDAEAPAAFIASRLENRWNQVHQGDTDAKPMLRLVESRLDDLVRRAEFAFYPDEARQIRKLEDLSDGQRSLFHIALTAATLEIERDALAADPQDSAFDQEKLRRTYLTILAIEEPENSLSPFFLSRIMMQAREIGALEGAQVLISSHSPSILSRIEPEEVRHTRLDHQTRRSSVKALALPPATHEARKFVRLAVKAYPEIYFARFVIFGEGDSESIVIPKIAEARGFPLDRAFVPIVPLGGRFVSHFWRLVQNLGTPYATLLDLDLGRKHGGKRTIKYAVEELAKIGIDLADNTVALKGEIDLDELDEIDETKLLKDDQDHPWLRALREENIFFSSPIDLDFAMLCCFDAAYMKPHPGGYGPHLDEDAIEAKKQTTLKRGGKPVLYDTSWDDRFGWYPYLFFGESKPEAHLSALSSLTDDDLREDAPPELKTLLDRVRTAIIG encoded by the coding sequence GTGAAAATAGAATCGATAACAATTACGAACTTTCGATGCTTCGGACCTGACCCTGTCACGGTCGGCCTAGAGAAAGGAGTAACAGCTCTCGTCGGCAACAACGGTTCGGGCAAAACCGCAATCCTGGCTGCTCTAGGACGAGTGTTCGGGACCAACGCCGGTCAACGCTCTGTCAAGAAAACAGACTTTCATGTCCCAGTAAATGAAGAAGCAGTCGAGAGTGGAGTCACGCTTTCAATTGATTGCATCTTGAGCTTTCCCGACTTGGCGGGAGATGACAACGACGATGCTGTACCGGAGGTCTTCGGCCACATGTCAGTGGGAGGAGAAGGTGAGCCGCCTAAGGTCCGCATAAGACTGCAGGCTACTTGGACCGATGATGGCACGCCTGAAGGGACGGTTGAAGAGGAAGTCCGCTGGATTAGCGCGCTCGATGATGCGTATAACTGGGAAAGCTGTGCGCGCGTAAGCGCAGTTGAACGAAACTTTGTCCAGCTCATATATGTCCCAGCAAGTCGCAATGCCTCCGATCAAGTCACTAACCTTCTTAAGGGCAGGCTCTGGAGAGCGGCGCGCTGGTCGGCTGATTTGGCCGAGGCTGCCGATGAGGGCGCGAAAAGCATCCAAGACCAGTTTGATGCGGAAGCACCAGCGGCCTTCATTGCTAGCCGTTTGGAAAATAGATGGAATCAAGTCCATCAGGGCGATACCGACGCAAAACCTATGCTGCGCTTGGTCGAGAGCAGGCTGGATGATCTCGTTCGGCGTGCGGAATTCGCGTTCTATCCCGACGAAGCGCGCCAAATTCGTAAGCTCGAAGATCTGAGCGACGGACAGCGTTCACTCTTTCATATCGCACTGACCGCCGCAACGCTGGAAATCGAGCGGGATGCCCTTGCTGCAGATCCGCAAGACAGCGCTTTCGATCAGGAGAAATTGCGTCGGACGTATCTGACCATCCTCGCAATTGAGGAGCCGGAGAATAGCCTCTCTCCATTCTTTCTATCTCGGATCATGATGCAAGCGCGCGAGATTGGAGCGCTCGAAGGCGCGCAGGTTCTGATTTCCAGTCATAGTCCAAGCATTTTGAGCCGCATCGAACCGGAAGAAGTCCGACACACCCGTCTTGATCACCAAACAAGAAGATCGTCGGTCAAAGCTTTAGCCTTGCCGCCTGCAACTCACGAGGCGAGAAAATTCGTCCGTCTCGCGGTCAAAGCATATCCAGAGATCTACTTCGCCCGTTTTGTAATCTTCGGTGAAGGCGACTCCGAGAGTATCGTGATACCCAAGATCGCCGAAGCAAGAGGCTTCCCCCTTGATCGTGCTTTCGTTCCGATCGTTCCTCTTGGCGGCAGATTTGTAAGCCATTTTTGGCGCCTCGTTCAGAACCTCGGAACCCCCTACGCAACGCTACTGGATCTAGACCTAGGTCGAAAGCACGGCGGTAAGCGCACAATTAAGTACGCTGTCGAAGAACTTGCCAAAATCGGTATTGACCTGGCTGACAATACGGTTGCCCTCAAAGGAGAAATTGATCTTGATGAACTCGATGAAATTGATGAAACCAAACTCCTCAAGGACGATCAGGACCATCCTTGGCTCCGGGCGCTTCGTGAGGAGAACATCTTCTTCTCGTCTCCAATCGACTTAGACTTCGCGATGCTATGCTGCTTTGACGCAGCTTATATGAAGCCACATCCTGGTGGTTATGGCCCCCACCTCGATGAGGATGCGATCGAAGCAAAGAAGCAAACAACCCTTAAAAGGGGGGGCAAGCCGGTTTTGTACGACACCTCTTGGGATGACAGATTCGGGTGGTATCCATACCTTTTCTTTGGTGAGAGCAAACCAGAAGCACATTTATCCGCGCTTAGCAGTCTAACCGATGATGACCTGCGAGAAGACGCACCGCCGGAACTGAAAACGCTCCTTGATCGAGTCCGCACGGCGATCATCGGATGA
- a CDS encoding site-specific DNA-methyltransferase: MPILSWLTREQDVKAADKVPYRLLERDDALSQGDPDSGNMLIQGDNLEALKALLPYYRGQVKCIYIDPPYNINAAVGAAFDDNLAHSQWLGTLLPRLQLLEELLADDGIIVASIDDKEGAYLTVLMDEVFGRAARVNIVAVKMSEASGVKMAHAEKRLPKLKEWILIYSKANRPSFSIDLIPPKQWNDEYKTLLKGLSNSDIAELKELVSSDEADAQTIASCNNLLRKSEFESLSSYFKRKEIPEEEQEQWKFENAHRIIQAVGSSSVFTLAKNSKKSGGAISAALSSTGLVYLFKSDFNESAKSPRVQVIFADDNLMTHPGDFWADIKTTGGVGQEGGVLFPNSKKPERLIQRIIGLATERGDLVLDSFLGSGTTAAVAHKMHRRWIGIEMGDHAKTLCVPRLLAVIKGEQSGISEAVEWKGGGGFAFYRLAGEVFAPDGTIAPGIKFAPLAAHIWFAETGTSMAGKATTPFLGAYDGTGIALLYNGILGDKSVAGGNVLTRTTLAIIRETAGDFDGQMIVYGEACRIGPEGLKREGITFKQTPYDVKAR; encoded by the coding sequence ATGCCGATATTGTCGTGGCTAACGCGCGAGCAGGATGTGAAGGCGGCGGACAAGGTTCCGTATCGCCTGCTCGAGCGCGATGATGCGCTGTCTCAGGGCGATCCTGATAGCGGCAATATGCTGATCCAGGGCGACAATCTGGAGGCGTTGAAGGCGCTGCTGCCCTATTATCGCGGGCAGGTGAAATGCATCTATATCGATCCGCCCTACAACATCAACGCGGCTGTTGGTGCCGCATTCGATGACAATCTTGCTCATTCTCAATGGCTTGGTACGCTACTCCCGCGTTTGCAATTGCTAGAGGAGCTCCTCGCTGATGATGGTATTATCGTCGCCTCGATTGACGACAAAGAGGGTGCATATCTGACCGTTCTTATGGATGAGGTTTTCGGCCGCGCTGCCCGTGTAAACATTGTCGCCGTGAAGATGAGCGAGGCATCGGGCGTGAAGATGGCGCATGCCGAAAAGCGACTGCCTAAACTCAAAGAATGGATCCTCATCTACTCGAAGGCAAACAGGCCATCGTTCTCGATAGACCTTATTCCTCCAAAGCAGTGGAATGATGAATACAAGACCCTTTTGAAAGGTCTTTCAAATAGCGACATTGCAGAATTGAAGGAGTTGGTGTCCTCAGACGAGGCTGACGCTCAAACAATCGCGTCATGCAACAACTTGCTAAGGAAGAGCGAATTTGAGAGCCTCAGCTCTTACTTCAAGAGGAAAGAAATTCCGGAAGAAGAGCAGGAGCAGTGGAAGTTTGAGAACGCACATCGGATAATTCAGGCGGTCGGTTCAAGCAGCGTCTTCACGCTAGCTAAAAACAGTAAAAAGAGCGGAGGAGCTATTTCTGCGGCTCTGTCTAGCACTGGACTGGTTTATCTATTCAAAAGCGATTTCAACGAATCTGCGAAAAGCCCACGAGTTCAAGTCATCTTCGCTGACGATAATCTCATGACCCACCCTGGCGATTTTTGGGCAGACATCAAAACGACCGGCGGTGTAGGGCAGGAAGGAGGTGTCTTGTTCCCCAACAGCAAAAAACCTGAAAGGCTTATCCAGCGGATAATTGGTCTCGCAACCGAGCGTGGCGACCTTGTTCTCGATTCCTTCTTAGGTTCTGGAACAACTGCAGCAGTAGCCCACAAAATGCACCGCCGCTGGATTGGGATAGAAATGGGCGATCATGCCAAAACTCTTTGCGTGCCGCGATTACTAGCCGTCATCAAGGGCGAACAAAGCGGCATTAGCGAAGCAGTCGAGTGGAAAGGTGGTGGTGGCTTTGCGTTTTACCGTCTTGCTGGTGAGGTATTCGCGCCGGACGGCACCATCGCACCCGGGATCAAGTTCGCACCGCTCGCCGCGCATATTTGGTTTGCTGAAACCGGCACTTCGATGGCTGGGAAAGCGACGACGCCGTTCCTCGGCGCGTATGACGGAACTGGAATTGCGCTTCTTTACAACGGCATCCTTGGCGATAAGAGCGTGGCCGGCGGCAATGTCCTGACGCGTACAACGCTCGCCATCATTCGGGAGACAGCAGGCGATTTCGACGGCCAGATGATCGTCTATGGCGAGGCATGCCGGATCGGCCCTGAAGGACTGAAACGCGAAGGCATCACCTTTAAGCAAACTCCCTATGACGTGAAGGCGCGCTGA
- a CDS encoding PAS domain-containing protein, giving the protein MSESDKPVASNQALSSSKGFGPGETGDFPGASGLLFEQAMAQTRMAVCLSDPLQKDDPIVFCNEAFERLTGYGRDEIIGRNCRFLQGSETDQDEVGRIREALREEKVAVVELLNYRKDGSKFWNALHLGPIYDEKGGLKYFFGSQWDVSDVHAARAEEKHAMAMAREVSHRLKNVFAVIGGIVNITGRSMDAREVAVRINDRVQALGRSYEPTLDEAFLGTTDVGQAVRAVLRPYDPEDGRFTFTGESVRTEPNAISAIGLTLHELATNASKYGALTSDDGRIDVSWRHERDRFGRGSLTIAWKESGGPAIDGPPSSGGTGFQIADALLSHSRGALDRYWDADGFRAEIHFPLED; this is encoded by the coding sequence ATGAGCGAATCTGACAAACCGGTCGCCTCTAATCAGGCGCTTTCCAGCTCGAAAGGCTTCGGGCCGGGCGAGACCGGCGATTTCCCCGGCGCATCGGGCCTGTTGTTCGAGCAGGCCATGGCCCAGACCCGCATGGCGGTTTGCCTAAGCGATCCCCTGCAGAAAGACGATCCGATCGTCTTCTGCAACGAGGCGTTCGAGCGTCTCACGGGCTACGGCCGCGACGAGATCATCGGCCGCAATTGTCGGTTCCTTCAAGGCTCCGAAACCGACCAAGACGAGGTAGGACGTATTCGCGAAGCCTTGCGCGAGGAGAAGGTCGCGGTCGTCGAACTGCTGAATTACCGAAAGGACGGTTCGAAATTCTGGAACGCGCTCCATCTCGGACCGATCTACGACGAGAAGGGCGGGCTCAAATATTTCTTCGGAAGCCAGTGGGACGTCTCCGATGTCCATGCCGCACGCGCCGAGGAGAAGCACGCCATGGCAATGGCCCGCGAAGTCTCGCACCGGCTCAAGAACGTATTCGCCGTCATCGGTGGCATCGTGAACATCACCGGTCGCTCGATGGATGCGCGCGAAGTCGCGGTTCGCATCAACGACCGTGTGCAGGCGCTCGGCCGCTCCTACGAGCCAACGCTTGATGAAGCGTTCCTGGGCACCACCGATGTCGGACAAGCCGTTCGCGCGGTCCTGCGCCCCTACGATCCCGAAGACGGTCGGTTCACCTTCACGGGGGAAAGCGTGCGGACCGAACCGAACGCCATCTCCGCGATCGGCCTGACACTCCATGAGCTCGCCACCAACGCGTCGAAGTACGGCGCGCTGACATCCGACGATGGTCGCATCGATGTTTCCTGGCGACACGAACGCGACCGGTTCGGACGCGGCAGTCTCACGATCGCCTGGAAGGAGAGCGGCGGTCCGGCCATAGATGGACCGCCATCATCGGGGGGCACGGGTTTCCAGATTGCCGACGCATTGCTGTCGCATTCGCGAGGCGCGCTCGATCGTTATTGGGATGCCGATGGCTTCCGAGCCGAGATTCATTTCCCCCTGGAAGACTGA
- a CDS encoding DEAD/DEAH box helicase family protein: MQLKTYQRETLDTLRRYLRDARVRGPKAAYEAITSEPDQAKRLRGYGGSYTPLLGDEELPYVCLRLPTGGGKTILAAHSIAAAAEDYIGQEFPMVLWLVPSTTIRKQTVEALQNPRHPYRKSLSEHFGEPVRVFDMSDFLRLRPQDIGRHLCVFVGTIQNLRVSNTDGRKVYNHQEDLEPFFTKVGKHAKGLETLGEELANKVGGDPTDIRYSFANLMHLNRPLMIVDEAHKAVTGLSREMQARVNPCAIIEFTATPHPKSNILHSVSALELKNEQMIKLPVQLGEHQTWQGAVTAAILKRAELAEEAAKDRDGYIRPIVLFQAQDKGQEVTVEVLKEHLIETHHIAPESIAIATGEQRELDGIDLFDPDADPLIEYVITKEALKEGWDCSFAYVFCSVANIKSSTDAEQLLGRVLRMPYATRRKSAKLNKAYAQLVSRSFAEAANALRDRLVDMGFEETEADENIEPDPQFGQHDDEDWGARRRPKPTVKISVTAKPEELAKAKAAAADKIDIASDGEGGSAIVVTGFLRDDEVKQVTSALPKADAEKVREEVAKYHAEHGHKASPAEKGEEFVVPALMAHVQCELVFADSERFAEYFDWSLNDAPVQLAKSEFDVTETEDGFEIDLDGNHLRVKPTDQSDQLLLDISVNGWSEAGLVQILARRVRADDVPASEMMAWLSAVVQHLTGPRDLPLAALMRCRFILARKLKDKVDALRREARERAYQTCLFAPDAQPEVSFEDGYRFFDGMFDGVPTYRGKKYTFAKHFLGTDRVPRFDGKGEDGAEGEEFKAAQLIDAMGEIEYWVRNVSGHPNAFRLPVAGGWTYPDFVAKLKDGRLLVVEYKGGHLVADSAEKRAVGELWQSQSGGRGIYVFAEKSVNGQDVRAQVRAKL, from the coding sequence ATGCAGCTCAAGACCTATCAGCGCGAAACGCTGGATACGCTCCGCCGCTACCTGCGCGATGCAAGGGTGCGCGGCCCCAAGGCAGCCTATGAGGCGATTACCTCCGAGCCGGATCAGGCCAAACGGTTGCGCGGCTATGGCGGCAGTTACACGCCGCTGCTGGGTGATGAGGAGCTTCCCTATGTCTGCCTGCGCCTGCCCACAGGCGGCGGCAAGACGATCCTGGCCGCACACTCCATCGCCGCCGCCGCCGAAGACTATATCGGGCAGGAATTCCCGATGGTGCTGTGGCTGGTACCATCGACCACTATCCGCAAGCAGACTGTCGAAGCGCTTCAGAACCCGCGCCACCCCTACCGCAAGTCGCTATCCGAGCATTTCGGCGAGCCTGTGCGCGTGTTCGATATGTCCGATTTTCTGCGCCTGCGCCCGCAAGACATCGGTCGGCATCTGTGTGTGTTCGTCGGCACAATCCAGAACCTCCGCGTCAGCAATACCGATGGTCGCAAGGTCTACAACCATCAGGAAGATCTAGAACCGTTCTTCACCAAGGTGGGCAAGCATGCGAAGGGGCTAGAGACGTTGGGCGAAGAACTTGCGAATAAGGTCGGCGGCGATCCGACGGATATTCGCTACAGCTTCGCCAATCTGATGCATCTAAATCGCCCGCTAATGATCGTGGACGAGGCGCACAAGGCCGTCACCGGCCTGTCGCGTGAAATGCAGGCGAGGGTGAACCCCTGCGCTATCATCGAATTCACCGCCACGCCGCATCCCAAAAGCAACATTCTCCATTCTGTCAGTGCGCTCGAACTTAAGAACGAGCAGATGATCAAGCTGCCGGTTCAGCTAGGTGAGCACCAGACCTGGCAGGGGGCGGTAACCGCAGCCATCCTGAAGCGAGCCGAACTGGCTGAGGAGGCGGCGAAAGACCGTGATGGATACATTCGCCCGATCGTGCTGTTCCAGGCGCAGGACAAGGGGCAGGAGGTGACGGTGGAGGTGCTGAAAGAGCATCTGATTGAAACCCACCACATCGCGCCCGAATCCATCGCCATCGCCACGGGCGAACAGCGTGAGTTGGACGGTATCGATCTGTTTGATCCAGACGCCGATCCGCTGATCGAGTATGTCATCACCAAGGAAGCGCTGAAGGAGGGCTGGGACTGCTCCTTCGCCTACGTTTTCTGCTCCGTCGCCAACATCAAGAGTTCGACTGATGCGGAGCAGTTGCTGGGGCGCGTCCTGCGCATGCCCTATGCCACGCGCCGCAAGTCGGCGAAGCTGAACAAGGCGTACGCGCAACTGGTCAGCCGTAGCTTCGCAGAAGCGGCGAATGCGCTGCGCGACCGCCTCGTGGATATGGGCTTCGAAGAAACCGAAGCTGACGAAAACATCGAGCCGGACCCCCAGTTTGGTCAGCACGATGACGAGGATTGGGGCGCACGGCGCAGGCCCAAGCCGACCGTTAAGATCAGCGTGACGGCCAAGCCTGAAGAATTGGCCAAGGCAAAGGCGGCTGCGGCCGACAAGATCGACATTGCATCCGATGGTGAAGGTGGCAGCGCGATTGTCGTCACCGGGTTCCTACGCGATGACGAAGTAAAGCAGGTTACCAGCGCGCTGCCCAAAGCCGATGCTGAAAAGGTGCGCGAGGAAGTCGCCAAGTACCACGCGGAGCATGGCCACAAGGCATCGCCGGCAGAGAAGGGCGAGGAATTCGTCGTGCCGGCGCTGATGGCTCATGTGCAGTGCGAGTTGGTGTTCGCTGATAGCGAACGGTTTGCCGAGTACTTCGACTGGTCGTTAAACGATGCGCCGGTGCAACTCGCCAAGTCCGAATTCGACGTGACCGAGACCGAGGACGGCTTCGAGATAGACCTCGACGGAAATCATCTGCGCGTGAAGCCCACCGATCAGTCCGACCAGCTTCTGCTGGACATTTCAGTCAATGGGTGGAGCGAGGCGGGTCTCGTCCAGATCCTAGCCCGCCGCGTGCGTGCGGATGATGTGCCTGCCAGCGAGATGATGGCTTGGCTATCAGCAGTGGTGCAGCACTTGACTGGTCCCCGCGATTTGCCTCTGGCCGCTTTGATGCGGTGTCGTTTTATTCTGGCTCGCAAGCTCAAGGACAAGGTCGACGCCCTCCGGCGTGAGGCGCGGGAACGCGCCTATCAGACCTGCCTGTTCGCGCCAGATGCACAACCGGAGGTATCCTTCGAAGACGGCTACCGCTTCTTCGATGGCATGTTCGACGGCGTCCCAACTTATCGAGGGAAGAAATACACCTTCGCCAAGCACTTCCTGGGCACCGACCGCGTTCCTCGTTTCGACGGGAAAGGCGAGGACGGCGCAGAGGGTGAGGAGTTTAAGGCCGCTCAACTGATCGATGCCATGGGTGAAATCGAATACTGGGTGCGGAACGTGTCCGGCCATCCCAATGCTTTTCGGCTACCTGTCGCCGGTGGCTGGACCTATCCTGACTTCGTAGCGAAACTGAAGGACGGGCGCCTTCTGGTCGTCGAATACAAGGGCGGACATCTTGTGGCCGACTCTGCGGAGAAACGAGCGGTCGGTGAACTTTGGCAATCCCAGAGTGGAGGCCGCGGAATATATGTGTTCGCAGAGAAGTCCGTAAACGGTCAGGATGTGCGAGCACAGGTGCGAGCGAAACTGTAA
- a CDS encoding recombinase family protein → MTLIGYARVSTSDQDVALQLDALHDAGVKRVFEDRGVSGAKTERPGLRETLAYLREGDTLVVWRLDRLGRSMTHLLETVGKLEADGIGFRSLTENIDTTTPTGRLVFHIFGALGQFERDLIRERTNAGLRAAAARGRRGGRPKVITDDLLARARKLREDGLTVREAANRLKVGKSALYDALRK, encoded by the coding sequence ATGACACTGATCGGGTATGCGCGCGTCTCAACCTCTGACCAGGACGTCGCATTGCAGCTCGATGCGTTGCACGATGCCGGCGTGAAGCGCGTGTTCGAAGACCGCGGTGTGTCCGGTGCGAAAACCGAGCGGCCAGGTTTGCGCGAAACGCTGGCTTACCTGCGCGAAGGGGACACCCTTGTCGTATGGCGGCTCGATCGCCTTGGCCGTAGCATGACCCATCTATTGGAAACCGTCGGCAAGCTCGAGGCAGATGGTATCGGCTTCCGCTCCCTGACTGAAAACATCGACACCACCACCCCAACCGGTCGGCTCGTCTTCCACATTTTCGGAGCGCTCGGTCAGTTCGAGCGCGATTTGATCCGCGAGCGAACGAATGCCGGACTACGCGCAGCGGCCGCGCGAGGGCGCAGGGGAGGGCGACCCAAGGTGATTACGGATGACCTTCTCGCCCGCGCTAGGAAGCTCCGCGAGGACGGATTAACCGTGCGCGAGGCAGCCAACAGATTGAAGGTTGGCAAGTCCGCCCTATACGATGCGCTTAGGAAATAA
- a CDS encoding response regulator, with translation MTETILVVEDEPFVALDLKYACEDQGYAAITASTCRQAIAAIEETAFIGAVLDVNLGRGETCDVVAKALKDRAIPFVLHTGDLDRAGEYLRGIDAPIVAKPSTASAVVGQLLDHIGAVEKRGER, from the coding sequence ATGACTGAAACCATCCTCGTGGTGGAGGACGAGCCTTTCGTCGCCCTCGACCTCAAATACGCCTGCGAAGATCAAGGGTACGCTGCCATTACCGCATCAACCTGTCGTCAGGCCATCGCCGCCATCGAGGAGACCGCATTCATCGGTGCCGTCCTCGATGTAAATCTCGGTCGCGGCGAGACATGCGACGTGGTGGCTAAAGCACTCAAAGACCGCGCCATCCCGTTTGTGCTCCACACTGGCGACCTCGATCGCGCCGGGGAATATTTGCGGGGCATCGACGCTCCCATCGTCGCCAAGCCCAGCACCGCGTCCGCGGTCGTGGGTCAGTTGTTGGATCACATCGGCGCTGTAGAAAAAAGAGGGGAACGGTGA
- a CDS encoding ATP-dependent helicase → MTLIPPDDWRPQGVLELEDRAWEALREIDRSVCVTAGAGAGKTEFLSQKAAYLLQTGLCPAPKRILAISFKRDAAKTLADRVRLRVGEQQARRFVSVTFDAFTKSLVDQFRQAIPDEYRPTVDYEIGFPTAASLNDFMRRLEIEGINARQLERAIEVAALPVDGAHIPERWRVPLREYWRDQYAGPDGTYLTFSMLNRLAQYLLQANPMILRLLRATYPIVFLDEFQDTTKAQFQFLLNAFAPDRTKFTAVGDDKQRIMGWAGAMENAFTEFTQRCNARPISLLLNWRSHADLVAIQHLIARHIDPAVEEVQARRPREVDGDVSSIWEFADREEEISELAAWIAAQVDLREIRPEDIAVLVRMRANDVEDELAPALAEHGIALRNIARNVGDIAIQELLGEPLTEIVLPFMRLGVSKRDPQSWSRANEEMRSLELAGSDDETLLQRIANRCEDIAKTARRFMRDNAPEAESAQGLVQLIIEAVGEDNIRQATPGYSRNADFERVREGAVILLAECLTDADDWRTALDKFEGRDQVPLLTIHKSKGMEFHTIIFFGLDSQSWWSLRPDSGEELNSFFVAFTRAEQRAFFTSCGARGGPIAWLDDLLGDAVPRIAGAP, encoded by the coding sequence ATGACCTTGATCCCGCCCGATGACTGGCGACCGCAAGGGGTTCTCGAACTTGAAGACCGTGCGTGGGAGGCCCTTCGTGAGATTGATCGAAGTGTTTGTGTAACCGCTGGCGCGGGCGCGGGAAAAACTGAGTTCCTCTCCCAGAAGGCCGCCTACCTTCTGCAGACGGGGCTGTGCCCGGCGCCAAAACGTATTCTCGCAATTAGCTTCAAGCGGGACGCGGCAAAAACGCTTGCAGATCGGGTCCGACTCCGGGTTGGTGAGCAGCAAGCGCGCCGGTTTGTATCAGTCACGTTCGATGCATTCACGAAGAGTTTGGTAGATCAGTTTCGCCAAGCCATCCCAGATGAATATAGACCTACCGTAGACTATGAGATCGGCTTCCCTACAGCCGCCAGCCTCAACGATTTTATGCGTCGTTTAGAAATTGAAGGTATCAACGCGAGGCAACTGGAGCGGGCGATTGAGGTCGCGGCTCTGCCTGTTGATGGCGCTCATATTCCGGAGCGCTGGCGAGTGCCGTTAAGGGAATATTGGCGCGACCAGTACGCAGGCCCCGACGGAACGTATCTCACGTTCTCAATGCTTAATCGCCTGGCCCAGTACCTACTTCAGGCTAACCCAATGATATTGCGTTTGTTGCGGGCAACATATCCAATCGTTTTCCTGGACGAATTTCAGGACACCACCAAAGCTCAGTTTCAGTTTCTGCTAAATGCATTTGCTCCCGATCGAACGAAGTTCACCGCCGTTGGCGACGACAAACAAAGGATCATGGGTTGGGCGGGAGCAATGGAGAATGCCTTCACCGAATTCACGCAGCGTTGCAACGCACGACCCATTAGCCTTCTTCTCAATTGGCGTTCGCATGCCGATTTGGTCGCTATCCAACATCTTATCGCTCGGCATATTGATCCGGCCGTTGAAGAGGTTCAGGCCCGTCGTCCAAGAGAAGTCGACGGCGACGTTAGTTCGATTTGGGAGTTCGCTGATCGTGAGGAGGAAATCAGTGAGCTTGCCGCTTGGATCGCGGCGCAGGTTGATCTGAGAGAGATCAGACCAGAGGACATTGCTGTACTGGTGAGAATGCGCGCGAACGATGTGGAGGATGAGCTTGCTCCGGCTTTGGCCGAGCATGGAATCGCTCTGAGGAACATCGCCAGAAACGTGGGTGACATCGCAATTCAAGAGCTTTTGGGCGAGCCGCTTACAGAGATCGTTTTGCCTTTTATGCGGCTAGGTGTCTCGAAGCGTGATCCACAATCGTGGAGTAGGGCCAATGAGGAGATGCGTTCACTTGAACTCGCCGGTAGCGATGATGAGACCCTGCTGCAACGCATCGCTAATCGATGCGAAGACATCGCTAAAACCGCGAGACGCTTTATGCGCGATAATGCTCCTGAGGCAGAATCTGCTCAAGGACTGGTTCAACTTATAATCGAGGCAGTAGGTGAAGATAACATCCGCCAAGCCACTCCAGGGTATTCTCGCAATGCCGACTTTGAACGTGTCAGAGAAGGAGCTGTAATACTCCTCGCAGAGTGTTTGACAGACGCTGACGATTGGCGGACGGCTTTAGATAAATTCGAGGGCAGGGACCAAGTACCGCTACTCACAATTCACAAGAGTAAGGGGATGGAGTTCCACACGATCATCTTCTTTGGGTTGGACAGCCAGAGCTGGTGGAGTTTAAGACCCGATAGCGGTGAAGAACTAAATTCCTTTTTTGTGGCTTTTACGCGCGCTGAGCAAAGAGCCTTCTTCACGTCCTGCGGCGCCCGTGGCGGACCTATTGCATGGCTCGATGATTTGCTCGGTGATGCGGTGCCGCGTATTGCGGGCGCGCCCTAA
- a CDS encoding DUF2384 domain-containing protein: MTDATKKSRVALRAFFKIVELWGLNQREQLALLGQTDPFRLAQWAEGKGPNLSRDTLERISYVLGIFQAINVLLPVPKVANEWVREPNKAPIFGGKSALDRMAAGNVSDPYVVRQYLDAQLMDGHK; encoded by the coding sequence ATGACTGATGCAACCAAGAAGAGCAGGGTCGCCCTTCGCGCTTTCTTCAAGATTGTAGAGCTTTGGGGATTAAACCAAAGGGAACAGCTGGCACTCTTGGGCCAAACCGATCCCTTTCGACTGGCTCAGTGGGCTGAAGGGAAGGGGCCTAACCTGAGCAGAGATACTCTTGAGCGTATCTCCTACGTGCTCGGCATATTCCAAGCGATCAATGTTCTTTTGCCTGTTCCGAAGGTTGCGAATGAGTGGGTGCGCGAACCGAACAAGGCTCCAATTTTTGGCGGGAAGAGCGCGCTGGATCGGATGGCAGCGGGAAACGTCAGTGACCCGTATGTCGTCCGACAATATCTCGATGCGCAGTTGATGGACGGCCACAAGTGA